The genomic segment AATATAAAACTGTCATGTGGCCTATGTCAGTCCCCCTAAACTCCTCGTCAGGGGGATGTCTACATAAAAAAAAGGAAGTAGTATGATGATTCGATTTAACTAACTGTGGGAAATTATCTCCTCCCTCTGCCTTCCCTTGGAGGCTTATAACTCAGTTTTTGTCATGATGTTTTCTAGGCTATCTAAATAGCGGCGGTTATTGCGACTAAAAGTGATGCCATAGTTATTCATAATTAGCAGGGCAACGGCTAAATCACTTTCGTAATATCCTGCATAGAGCACATAAAAAAGCATTGCTACTAAATGGTCAATGGTTAAAATATCTGCGATCATTCGGTGCTTCTCAGGAGGAGGAGAAGAGGTGTAGATAACGCCTAAACCACCGGTATCTGTCGGTTTTACGAAAAGTATGGCCAGGAAATTGTCAAAATCGCTAACTTGATCAAAAACAACTGTGGGAACAGATTCTTTGTCTGCAAAATAGTCTTTTATTTGGGAATCGAGCAATTCAAAATTAAAATTATTGAAGCCTTCATCTACCTTTTTGAGAATTTCTAAAATTTCCGGAGATACTTCAAAAACAATGCTCAAAAGTTTCAGATGCCAAGAGTAAAAATTCTTCTCGCTTTCTGCTAATCGGTGTAGGCATTCCTTTGCTTTTTCTGTTACTTTGACTTCCTTCCCAAGGAGATTAGAAAGTTTAGATTCAATCGATGCTTTTAAATCAGCCATACTGTCCATTTATTTACTTGTTTACTGCCTTTGCATTAAAGCAATTGAGTGGAAAACGGTTTTTCCGTAGGGGGGAAAGGGATAGTTCCCTTCCCCTTGTCGATTTATTGTTTGAGCAGGCAGAGGGAAATTTGCCGAATCCACTTTTTGGGAATCAAACCATCTTTACCTGTAAGTAGGTGCCGGCGCATGGAAAATGGCAAAGCAAAGCTATTCTCATATTCCAGCAGGCGATCGCCATGGTCAAATACCGTAGTAATGCCTGAGGTCTCGTCAGCAAGCTGCTTGAATCTGGGGCTGTCCATAGTCAATCTGAACGTTATTGGTGCGGTAGCGCCGGCGAAGTTCTTTAACGGTTGGTTGCAATCCAGATAAAAAACTGGGTATGCAAGCAGAATTTTGGCCATAGGAATCCATCACTATAGGCAATAGCGTTTCGTACATATTTATGCTGTCAAAAAGCGGAAGTTATTTAATGAAGCGAAAAGTAAGATTGATGCGGGGATTAACAAATTTCTTTGTTTTAGGAATCTGATGGAGCCAATATTCTTGGGTTGTATCTAGCATCAATAATACGGAACCGGAAGTTAACATTAATTCCACCTTGTCAATGGTGGAATCTGTTTTGTGTTTGAGGAGAAAGCGCCGGGTGCCCCCAAAGCTTACAGAGGCAATGGGATAGTTTTTTTTCAGTTCTGGTTCATCGTCGGCGTGCCAGCTGACTCCATCCTCTCCAGTGCGATAAAAGTTCAATAGCACAGAATTAAAAGTCACCTTTGCTAAGGTCTCTGCTTTAGCCTTGATTGTTTGTAATAGGGGTGTCCAAGGTGTTGGCTCCATGGCAATGCCAGAGTAGGTGTAACTTCTTTCCGGATCTCCATACCAGGCTGTTAAGCGAGGTAAGGGTTGGGACTTGCCAAAGAGCGTAATTGAATCCTGTTGCCAACAAATTTCTTTTTTTAGTTGGTTATAGTAACTAGAAACTTGGGCATCGCTGAAGATAGAGCGATAGAGTTGTAAATGACCGTCGGGGACAATGATTTCTTCTGGAGAGCCATGAGGATAGGTATCAAAAAGGCTGAGTTGTTCAATCAAAATTTTTTACCCTCGTCGCCACAATATTAAGTTATCATTGCCAGAGAAAAAGGATTTTCCAAAAATTCTATCATTGCATAAATTATTAGGGCAGCCCATGTTTTTTACCTTAAAACCTGTAAATAAAGTTCTTCCGGGTATCCATTACTGAAAAAGCTAGTCATAGCAGGGGAAAACCAGGCCCAATCCTGAGCTTCACTGAGATACCAATAGCCATTAAATTCTGGTTCCTGCCGTCGAAAGCTTAAATGTAAGCCCGGAAATCCCTGGGCACTGAAAATCAATTGAAACTTGGCTCCCTCACTGGGTTCAATACCCAAGCGTGTTTGGGCTAATTGGGTTAAAACTATATTTGTACCTGCCACAAAGGGTTCTGCCATGACTCCCAAATTAGGGGCATCAAATACCCAGGTTCGCCCAAGCCAGTAGGGTTGAATGGTGAATAAACTGTTGTTAATAAAAGTAGTCATTTTGTCTTCTCTAATCTGATTAATTCGACAATTATCGTTATATCTCACTGTTGGAAATTAGTTTTTCCATTAACTTATTAACTGTGAAAAATCAATGCTTGCTAGTTGGTCATGGGAAATATAGTGCAGTTCAGTAAATCCTTCATCTTTACTGGGAGGGTATTTTTCTAGAGCCATGGCATAAATCTCAATTACATCTTCCGGAACCTGTCGTTGTCTATTCCTATTTCTTTGGTAACAAACTTCTAATGGCGTTTGTAAATACCAACCAATAATCTTGAGGTTATCGAACTTTTGCAAGCTGCCCAATAATTCTGAGCGCCATGCTTTTTGGGCATTGGTAGCATCATAAATAATTTGTTTTCCAGCGGCGCACTGCGAAGCGGATCTCTGCGAAAGCGCCTGCCGAATATCAACGGAAATTTTTGCCTGGATCGATGCCCAATTTCCCTGTTGACTAGCATCCCCAAACAATTCTTCCCGGATTTGGTCAGTGGAAATTATCTGGCTTTCGGGTATGGCTTCATGGAGGTAAGCTGCTAAGGTAGATTTCCCACTGGCCGGGCAGCCGATTAGAACATGAAAAACAGATGTCATTATTGCCGCGTTGCTTAGTTATTTATTAATAGCCCGCACTTGAATATAGAGTTTTTCAGGATGACCATTGGGAAAAAATTTTAGGGTAGCTGGACATAGCCAACCCCGATCGCCGTGGTCGAGGTCTTGATAATCAATATTCGCATCCGTCATTTTGTACCAGTACCCTCCATATTCCGCCTCTTGCCGTTCGAAACAGGCATGGTAACTTGGAAATCCCCCGGCACTGAAGATTAGCTCGAACTGACTGCCTTTTTCGGTCTCCAATGCCAATTCTCGCTTGACAATGGCACTCAAAATGGCATCAGCCCCGGAAACAAAAGGTTCCCCCAATAAACCGACTTCTTCGGCATCAAAGGCCCAGGTGCTGCCAGTCCAATAGGGGCTAATGGTGAAAATGCTGTTCATGTTTATTTGCTACTCCTTGGAAATATGACGAGTTGTGGTGAACCGATTACTGGGGTTAGTCTCTGGCACCGGAAGAATGGAGCTTTTTGCGTAGGGCTTGCAGACGGGCTTTTTGTCGCCGTACTTTTTTTGGGGCCCCAGGGCTCTTTTTTTGCTCCTGTTTTTGAGACTGCCAATGTTTTAGTTGCATGGTGGATGACTTAACTCAATATTTACTTTCTAGCATGACACTGGAAAAGCTATTTTCTTGTTGGCTAAATTATTTGTTCAATTGACATTTGAGTAACGCCAATCATCAATGATGCCGGCTAACTCCATAGACCAAGCATTAGGGTTGCGGTCTTGGTAGATTTCCCAAAGATTCTGATAATACCAAAGGATGCCCGACTTACCTCGACTGAATTTGCTCCAAATTTCTTCTCCCCGGCGCCGGCGGTCTATTTGAATGGTGCGGGAGTTGTGTAATGTGTCTGCCAAGGAAATTTTCAGGATGGAAAGGGAGCCATGACGTAGTTTAGTTAAGTGCTTTTGCTTTCTTTCTTCCCAGGGGGGCTTGGGCATAATTTGACTATCGGAACAGTCTAAAACTAGCTCTGCCACGACTTGCCCGAATTGTTCACGGATCAGCTGTAGGGTTGTGTCACCTCCTTGATCTTCCACCGCATCATGCAGTAAAGCGGAGATTGCTTCGTCTTCATTGCCCCCCATTTCTAGCACTAGGGCGGTGACTCCGAGCAGATGGCTGATGTAGGGAACCTGGGAACCTTTGCGAAATTGGTGGCCATGGAGCTGGTTGGCCAATATAAAAGCATTACTAAAGCGGGAAGTGAGGCTAGGGGAATTAAAGGTTGGGGAATTCATCGAAATATAGTAGTTGCACTGATTCAAGATTGGTAAAGAGTTGTCATGGTCTTACTGTCATCGGCCATCCGTTGTCTTAATCGCAAAGGAAAAAGTACTTCCACATTTGGTCCCCAAGCCCGTAGACGCATGATCACATTGTTGTCATCAACTCGGTAATCCATGCGGTAATAGCTGTGGGTGGGATTGTTGGAATCTGTACTCTGCCATTGTTCTAGATATTTGTTAAGTTGTTGATTTTCTGTTGCGGATAGGGCCTGTTTTTTTTGCCAACTTGCTAGGGCTTTGGGATGAGAAAATTTAGTGAAGGTTTCGTGGCGAAAGCTTTCATCAATGTATTTCTCTGAAAATTCTTGGTTGAACCGCAGGATCATAGTTTTTTGGGGTTTATAAAAGTCAAACCCTAGGGCTTGCCGTAGTTGTTGATCAATGTAATGGGGGGTGAAAGGTTTTTTTTCTTGGTCTTTTAGCAAGGTGGGAATAGCATCATCAGACCAATCTAAAGTTTCACAGTGTCGAATGCGGTCTAGGCGGTAGTTATACCAATTAATTTTATTTCTGTGTTTGGGGGTTTGGCCATAGCCACAAAGGTACAAAGCTCTTTGATAGTAATAGATGCAAACCGGGTGAATAATTCGCTCAGTTAGTCGATGTAAACTGGCACTGTCATATTTTAGCTTCACGACGGGAAAGGGATTTTTCTGCCAAATTTCCTTGAATTGATAGAGCAAATCGCTGTCCAGGTCTTTTCTGGCTACAGCATAATCCACGTGCATAAAAAATCGTTGGGTTTCCCCCTCTGTTTCTTGAAAGATACCTGGTACTTCACTCAAATCTTCGTGAATGATGGGGATAACAATGTTTTTCTTATCGCTATTTCTGATCTCAGGGGGCTGATAAAGCTTAGCAATGTCTTCCTTTTGATAATAATTTTTGCCATCATGGTCTAGATATCCTAATTTGACTAGATCTTTAAGATTGTTTTTTAAGGTTCTTCCCACACAGGCAAAGATGCGATTTTTTTTGGGGTTAGCCGGCGCTTTTGAGTTCCATGTCAA from the Synechocystis sp. PCC 7338 genome contains:
- a CDS encoding alpha-ketoglutarate-dependent dioxygenase AlkB; translation: MIEQLSLFDTYPHGSPEEIIVPDGHLQLYRSIFSDAQVSSYYNQLKKEICWQQDSITLFGKSQPLPRLTAWYGDPERSYTYSGIAMEPTPWTPLLQTIKAKAETLAKVTFNSVLLNFYRTGEDGVSWHADDEPELKKNYPIASVSFGGTRRFLLKHKTDSTIDKVELMLTSGSVLLMLDTTQEYWLHQIPKTKKFVNPRINLTFRFIK
- a CDS encoding ATP-binding protein, whose protein sequence is MTSVFHVLIGCPASGKSTLAAYLHEAIPESQIISTDQIREELFGDASQQGNWASIQAKISVDIRQALSQRSASQCAAGKQIIYDATNAQKAWRSELLGSLQKFDNLKIIGWYLQTPLEVCYQRNRNRQRQVPEDVIEIYAMALEKYPPSKDEGFTELHYISHDQLASIDFSQLIS
- a CDS encoding DUF6717 family protein translates to MNSIFTISPYWTGSTWAFDAEEVGLLGEPFVSGADAILSAIVKRELALETEKGSQFELIFSAGGFPSYHACFERQEAEYGGYWYKMTDANIDYQDLDHGDRGWLCPATLKFFPNGHPEKLYIQVRAINK
- a CDS encoding HD domain-containing protein, whose protein sequence is MNSPTFNSPSLTSRFSNAFILANQLHGHQFRKGSQVPYISHLLGVTALVLEMGGNEDEAISALLHDAVEDQGGDTTLQLIREQFGQVVAELVLDCSDSQIMPKPPWEERKQKHLTKLRHGSLSILKISLADTLHNSRTIQIDRRRRGEEIWSKFSRGKSGILWYYQNLWEIYQDRNPNAWSMELAGIIDDWRYSNVN
- a CDS encoding TIGR03985 family CRISPR-associated protein, giving the protein MEFIFEYSPTVDLLSHLVPRQSLSSPICLSKAVRLWVMLRSIYGHESDPVYCDLGHSFTSLEWRNAFFTDVADFHQQFDGNSLEHLNPNCPCNQTIHYWLFEGYLREEEQKWYQDFINACCLNDDASVASFLQSLTWNSKAPANPKKNRIFACVGRTLKNNLKDLVKLGYLDHDGKNYYQKEDIAKLYQPPEIRNSDKKNIVIPIIHEDLSEVPGIFQETEGETQRFFMHVDYAVARKDLDSDLLYQFKEIWQKNPFPVVKLKYDSASLHRLTERIIHPVCIYYYQRALYLCGYGQTPKHRNKINWYNYRLDRIRHCETLDWSDDAIPTLLKDQEKKPFTPHYIDQQLRQALGFDFYKPQKTMILRFNQEFSEKYIDESFRHETFTKFSHPKALASWQKKQALSATENQQLNKYLEQWQSTDSNNPTHSYYRMDYRVDDNNVIMRLRAWGPNVEVLFPLRLRQRMADDSKTMTTLYQS